The DNA region TCGTGTACAAActattcaactgttaaaacGTTTAATTAGTAAAATTGAACAACGTCAAACATTTCCAATTCGAAGAATAAAAACTATATCTCAGTCGAGTCATGAAAACCATCAATCTTCTTCTGCTCCTTTCTCATTGTCAACAATGACAGTGGATGCAGTATCAACTGGCAAAGAAATTAATTccacaaaacaacaacaacctaATACttatgataatttgtttattcaatcaATTGATCCTTTATATTTGGCAATTGACAAAATGATGTTGAAAATAATGAGAGAAAGTTGTGCACTCGAGTTGAGTGAAGGTATTGCTAATggttttctctttcttttggaGAATATTTTAGTTATATTTAGTTATGTATGTTTGTAATGATTTGTAGTTTCCATTTTTGTTGTGCGATTTATCAGTCTTTATTGGTATAATTACATGCTGATTGTATTgcatcagtgtccgtaggtatggtatgtgctttgcaccttccaagtgcaaagtacttctacaggactggcaggattccaatcctgtactcaccctggatggtgagcagatagacgtagtcgagaagttcgtgtatctgggtagctgcataagtgctgatgggggtgtgagtgatgagatcaatgcacgaatagtgaaagccagagcggcttatgccaatctgggccacctttggcgccttcgtgatgttagtctggctgtaaaaggccggatttacaacgcgtcggtgagagcagttttgctctatgcttgtgaaacctggtctctccgagttgaggacgttagacgactctctgtgttcgatcatctctgtctccgaaggattgctgacatccagtggcaacaccatgtcagtaatgcagaggttcggtatcgtgtgttcggacacagagatgataattcaattggtgtcaccatcttgaaacaccgacttcggtggcttggacatgttctacgaatgtcgtcccagagaattccacgtcgtgcattatttgccgactgtgggactggttggaagaagcggagaggtggtcagtgcatgacatggtgtcgtggtatgaaagaaagctgcaaaggactggcttgtgtcggtccttcacgactccctggttggggtccgagagatggtgcaacacagtggctagagacgttatcagacatggctcagaatagaagtcagtggcgatcctgctgtaaccttcttttactttcttcataaaaagtggttgtgtctctcTTACctaaaagatttcttctgattgtacctttttgttccctcgttactaccacactaccttacaccaatctcttcgttactgttctccttttcttttgcgctccttagtttttttttctatttctcttcgaattctcattgttttgtgtggcgcatatatattggcgctctcttgtaccaatatttatgtgttcaaataaataaataaataaatgattgtattGCTTCGATGTTGCTATTTAGTTACAAGTAGCTTGTAATAGAATCCAATGCTTAAGTTTCGTCTCATTCGGAACTTTTCAAGTGAACGTACCTGCAGTTACATTCCTGAATGAAAATTACAAACCCTCTCAAATAAAATCCATACTCATTTCACAAATAAGTAGCTATCTAGATTCCATATGTCAGTGAACATCAATATTGGGTTGCAGGTACATCGAGGTACTGAGTCACGAACAGGATGAAATACGAGTCCTGATTTCCACTATTGACTTATTTCTATTTTCATCcatttttgattacatttcaacAATTGTTGATCCTATCAAAGTTAGAggatagttattattattagttgaattcttCTAATTCATTTTTCAGATGAACTAATACGTTCGATTTTCAAACACGAAAGTGACAAATCGAATCAATTAACTATTCATAGTAAAATTCGTTTGATTCGTTCAACAGCGATTCGATTAATGTTgacttattttgaaaataaacaatctGATACTGTCGTTGATGATAATACTCTCAATAGACAGCATTCTATGATTCCTTCATTCATGGTATATcattctttaaataatcaagGCAATAATACTGATAGTAATGCAAATGTAGGAATTGGTTTTCACAAGAAAGTAAgttttttcgttttaatttattACTCCTATAGTTGGTACCAAAAACCCACCCATAATCTGTTTTAAGAATTCGAGTTCATTTTTGACGTTTTCAACCAATCTACATCGAACTTTTCTAGTTTCATTTTATTGGTAAGATTATCTATTGCATTACACTTGGCTCTACTTAAATGAGATGAGCAAATCTATGTAGGGAAACATACTCCCACAATACATTGTGTTGGCACAAATGCCAGTTAAGACGAAACCTGGATCCTGGGTTTTTGTTTATCGATTATGTTAAACTATCCAATATCAAATTAAGATTCTTTTAGAATTCTACATATCTTAactataaagaaaaaaacaacactaTAAAGTAAGTAAGAAGCATATTTTAATTGGAGAAGAAACTTATTAGctttattgttattcatttgaatGGTGTGACATATTATCTCAAAAACGACGAACTACACCTACACAGTGACTGGGTCACAAGTCAGTAACTTGATGAATTAATGATATGGTTTGATTTAAGCTTTTCTAATCCACGATATACATCAGATAACATCACACGATAAAGATTGCCCCCAACCGGGCAtacaccaaatagatatgcgccacataaatcattcgatttgtgtgagggctgtgatactgcccgtgtgcccaaaccgaagcaggtggtttttcgCAGGAGGCCACAACCGGAATGTTTGTtataaaggtctaacccacaaagCAGTGCAGCAACTTTGGGAGATGCAGtgccatggaagccggtgaccaataattggttcatacgccatttgttccctcataatactggagcccatgtacaccattggtttggaatcagggttttccaactcacataggtagactctccgtgtccgccaacccggttaaagcgctggatagtcgcttttcttcctctcaatttcgtaaacaacagtagtgccgttagaaggcagtgagtaggacatccctggcagtagttgtatgcgcatggccatatgagagcatttcgaaagagaCAAAACTGACTCTTGCTATtgtcggccataccagggcatttggtggcAGTCCGTGATAAACGTTTCATAAACATGATAAATTCATGAGTAGTTTACTAATTCATCTTATCTGTTCAATACTATCtttaatatgtttttttttcgaTTTGATCTCACCCAGTTTCTTATCGCCCTCACCCATCTCATTCGTAAATATCCTGTGTTCATCCCTGTTAGTGGTTTGCCATTGGAAAAACATACAGATTGTGTAAGTTTAATTTGCTTGTACAagtgttagtagtagtaattattagtattttatattaaataacatttataaaaggGTAATCATTGGTCTGCGTTGAGCTTAATTACATAAAACTGTGTTTACTGGAATAAACTATTCATTGTTCTACAcattataattataaaatgtGGATTGATGCGTATTTTCTGTTCAAGATTACAGTTCCCCTCATAAAGGTTGGAGGAAGCTCATTGGCACTTTTCAACAAATGTTTCATTAATTCATACAGGCACACATATTCGGGGTAGGATATATCTTTTCTGTGGAGGATACCATAGAACCCCCGGCACCGAGTGCTTCGATTAGCTTCTATTATGAGAATATGGAAGCTACTATTATTTGAAGAATACACGTTATATGCACACCAGAAATACACAAGTTTGGAATTCATCCACTCCTTAGCATACACATAGGCATAGATTCCATTGTATATATGTAAGGATTTATTATGTTCATTTGGTTTCTAGTGGAAGTATGCATTACACACACAGCAAAAACTGATCAAATTAATCTATGCGCTTGAAGTATACATATAGGTATAGATGTGTTCAACTTAAGATATTGTAATCCGTTTTTACGATTGATTCCTTATATTGTTTCATGAGGTGAAGCTACACTATTCCAAAGGCATAGCTAGGTTAAGGTtggataattaattatttgcaTTGACTTTAACTGTATAAAACTATTCGATGggataaattattcattataatataAATTTGGACTAATACATATTTTCTGTTCAAGGTATCATGTTGTTTCCAACTGACTGGTTGTTGGTGTCAATGAAATTCGTTCATTTTGTTCTAATGATATAGCTTTCAATGTACATATTACCCTAGTGTGTAAAGGTTGGGAGGTCAAACGAAATTATGTAAATGGTGTGTACTACACTGTTATACAAGCAAATTCAACAAATCTTGTACAAACCTTTGTCTTGATACGTTTCGTATCAACAATGAAATGATATGTACTGGGAGATGACTTTCTTAAACAAACAGCCATTAAGATCTGATAATACTGTTCGGACCACACCATTCAAATAAGTAGACGAGATATTTTACGAACACATTTGTGTCTTAGAAAAAAAGGATATTCGTATTTGGTTACAGAATATCTTATATGGTAGATAATGATTCATTTTGTTCACAGTCTTAGGCTGTAGTTGATTTCGgaagttgttttttttagttTAAACTGACTGACTTATGATGAATTTCAATCATCAAGGCAAAATTATCACGAACTGTTCCTTCCCCCCCCCCAAAAGCATAATGTATGTGAGTACGTACTGATGGAAAACTGATGTAAAGTAATGATTATGTAATGGTTGTCAGAATAATATCTGAACATTTGAAGTAAAACATACTTCAAAATCATAAGTATGTCAGAGCTGGATATTTTAAGTATGAATCAATTTATTCATCAGTTTTATTAGAAGTTATCTCTTATGTATCAGCGTTGATTAACTTTATGTgcattttcttttctctttttgcTATTTCGCTAGTTGAATGTAGCAattacattttacaaattaggATTTATTATTACAGAACATAAACTACATCAAAttaatgatgacgatgatgagaATATTACCATTGGAGAATCTAATGTAGATAATGTCAATGTATCTAATTCACATCATGATTCTAAATCTGAGATAGACAAAATGCTGAAACATCGTTTATCATTAGTCAAAAATATTAAAGGTGCAAAAATTAATTGTGGATTGATCGGTTTAGAGAAAGTTAAAGATGACCAGTGTCCCATTGATGATAATGACGAAGACAACTTaactgataatgatgatgacgacgacgacgattGTATCATAActgaaaattaagaaaaatgatttttttttggTGTATAGAAGGAGTTGTACATTTTTCGATTGCTGTATATTCAAAACGAAAAGTTGAACAACGAGTACATCTCattaaagaataaatattatACTATCATGATAAATACTTGCTTCTTTTTTGTTCAACAAACTTTCTACAGTATAACGATCTATTTACAACTGGTAATTGAAATCAAGAGAACGATTAAAGTTGTATTAATAGACGTGCATTATAATAGTGCGTTTAGATACTGAaaatcagtcagctacatcAATTCTGAGCGATGTCACCCAGagtccccaaccaagtagtttgcatctaccaacatggctaagactagaagttagtgacttcaaagactgatgctacgttttgatttggccgcccccaactttctttcaaccatcccCAAAACTAGTCATACCTCTAGCAGCACTCAAGGATATCGAGATCGTCTTCCTTTGATATAGAGGCACTTACCTTGGTTtaacaattaattatttcaatgattCTATATGAAGAACTTGTACCGTTCATAACAACATTTATTAATAAGGTGTTAATCTAAAAGTCTGAAAGCGTGATTAACTCACACTATAAATAGGTGCCAACTAAGCACACGTTGTAGTGAAGGTTTACAGTACAGCATTCGTCACACACTCAGGTGTTTTATTTTAGTAGTGGTGTGTCAAGCATACTTATGATCAAATACCTACAACCCACAGATTTCATACACGTAAAATAAATATTGTGTAGCGTAATGATACTTGACCAGACAGTTTTGAAACTTTATGTGATTAGATCTAAGGAGAACGACTAATTTAACAACTGCACTGTAAAACTTTTCACGCAAACTGGCTGTTCCCTAAAGATATGTGATGTGAACTTATTTAAACAGCTTACTGTTAAAGCGAATATTAATATTCAGTTACAACCATTCTCATATTATTAGAGGTGTGTTTGAATTCTTAGCATGTATTGTTATTGTTGCTGAGACGCTCTGTAGGTCGGAAATATTAATGTTCGGAAAGTTGGCTTGTAAATTATTGCATTCAATGGAATTTTGTTGAAAGGATAACATTCTTTCAATTAGTAGTTTTTACAAAGCACTGAATCTCAGTAAACTCATCGGAAAATCCTTTATTTTGGAAAGAAGATTTTTTTCTTTACATAGTCAGTTTAAATAGATAACAGTCAAAGAAACACTTCGAGATCTAAATCTAAAGCTGAACAAGGCATCGTCAATTCAAAATTTTGTATAACATCAGGATGTAGAATACCCAATCGTCCAATAATTTTATTGTCAGGCTCCAATATAATATCAGCACAACGACCATCAAAGTATGTTGGATCTAGAATAAAAATGTCAAATATACAATGATTAGAATATGTAGGCATTTTCAGtattataaatatatcttttttatttaaatcccaatgagtagaaagtggtatttccgacgtttcgtgacttaatgtaagccacttcttcaaagtAGATAAGTAATCGAAATAAATTCGATTCGTattgttttaggactgcaattgatcagtctcttattggcatacgtgcatagtgtgtgtattgcctcaattcacaatcattataggcaaagatggatattagctagcagtggagtccaggacgagcgtttcgtcctatttgagactcgaacacagtgccgttcgcttcaaacgccatcacatgTTTGACCTTCTACCCAACGCTCAATCTATTTAAaactatcaagtcaaaccttagcACTGATACCTACAAACACATTAATTTTCGGTACACTGGCCGAAAGCAGTTAACAGTATCTTAAGTAGCTAACGTAATTATGGTTTAGCATCACTTAATAATCGTGCCTAGCAAGTATggtgtaatttatttattaagcaCCGATTCACGTAACCTCCTTTTAACTACACTGTGAGGGTTGATAATGCTGTTTAGCTGACTGGATGAAGTAGGTGGGATAGGGTTTTAACCTGCATCTTATTACTGGAAATTGAAATTCCAATGTCATGAGACATCACTTCAAACTATGTGTGTGTATATTAACATAATTTGATTGACATGTTCCACCAGGTAAATCAATAGTTTAATGTATATCTTCTCAAACAAGTTCAGAAACATGACCTTGCCCAACTTGTGATTAGTGTGTAACAGAGTTAGAAGGAGAACAAATAGATAAATTGTAATATAAACAGTATATTCACTGTATACTAGAGTAAAGTATCATTAAGATCTAGTTTAAAACAGCACAGTTCGCTACAATATATTAGTCATTTCAGTTGACTGAAAAAAATCTTTCGGTTGTACATTGTCCTTCTTATTAACATTACTACAATTATTTTGACCCATTCCAGTCAGTCAGTGTACTGTTAccggtatgagggctgatatcacttcttAGCTGCCCACAACGTCGAAGGGTATTTTAGTGAGGAACTTAAAAAGAGAGTTGGATTAAtattggtcttaacgacctgggagagTGACCTCAGAGCCCAAAGGATACCTGCTTGAGGTCGGTTGCTCACGACCattttgtgggaggtttttaacgtgttagctccgttcttcaaaagggcttaccgctggagacggaaatccgtgaggtaaggtgaggtatGACATTTTTAAGGTCGACCATTTCTAACCCCTTCCATCGTTGTGAGaaagcagcatcgctgcagatgctggttgccCGAGGGAAACTGCTACCATTGGTCAGTAGCATGTGTCTTTTAGCGAACtggccaaaatatgatgttgatttaacaaatgttaacatctataaatacccgtgttttctgtacaaaaatgaacctttggagtaaagtgttttcgCTTATTTTGCGCCCTTTCTCTCGAGTTCAGGTCGctgcgtagttctagcttgcgggttaccagaatcGCTTAGGAcccgaataaagcgttcaaattaacaagacctatcagaaacaccttactgctgtcacacccttctacagtcagtagtacgacttcgccctcagaccttgagttgctacttttagtcttaccattctccaatcgacctggctagcatggtagaacctacaagaagatatgttccagccaatatagctcggttgggtcattaCGATAGGCATGCCTGATcatcacgtcaaggtagcagctacgatCGAGATTTTGACCCATTTATTATATATGAATAACCAATTGACGGTGATACATACCAATCAGTAGAATAAAACTCACCGGATGTAGCGTTCAATCTATAACtcaaatttgattttttttcatgaTCATTAGATTTCTTTGTTGTATTTGACAAAATTGATTCAATTTGTAACAATTGCATTAATCTATCTAACAAACCATGGATTATTTCAAAGCCAGAATTTTTATTGTAGTAAACTGCACAAATACGTCGATGATTGCTAGCGCCAACATCTACATAATAGATGAAGAAGTACATTAAGGTgactatgcatatatatatatatatatcctgaaAATAGTGTTTTTTATATTTGTTCTATGTAAAAGCATTTGTACAGCTTTTTTtcttgatgcgcactgctgagtcccacaataggactgaacggtcgtccagtggttccaggttttcagtggtggtctaatatcaatcggttcatgatctcaatcaaaaacttaataatctccacaacttacttacttacttacttacacctgttactcctcgtgaaggagcataggtcgctcaccagcattctccatccaaccctgtcctgggcaatcctttccagctccttccagttgtaattcatccttttcatatctgcttctattatccgacgtaatgtgttctttggccttcctcttttccgcttcccttcaggattccacgttagagcttgcctcgtgatgcagtttgacgatttgcgtaatgtatgtcctatccatttccatcgtcttttcctaatttcctcttcagctggaagttggtttgttctctcccacagaaggctattgctgatggtatccggccaatggatgttgagtatcttgcgtagacagctatttataaatacttgtactttcctgattgtggttgttgtagttctccaagtttcagctccatacagtagaattgccttgacgttcgtattgaagatcctcactttgatattggttgaaagttgttttgagttccatatgttcttcaattgtaggaatgcggcccttgctttgccaatcctcgcctttacgtctgcatctgaacctccatgtctatcgacgatgcttcccaggtatgtgaaggattctacatcttccagagtttcgccatcaagtgtgattggattgctgttctccgctttgaatttgaggaccttggttttccctttgtgtatgctgaggcctactgatgcagagactgctgctacattggctgtctttatctgaatctgttcacgtgtacgtgataggagggctaggtcatctgcgaagtccagatcgtctaattggttctgagctgtccattgtattccgtgttttccttcagatgtcgaggtcttcataatccagtcgaccaccagaagaaagaggaagggagagagtaaacagccttgtctgactccggtccttacttggaatgcatctgtcagctgtcctccatgcactactttgcactgtagtctgtcgtatgagttccggataatattgacaatcttctcaggaactccgtagtgtcgaagaagtttccataatgtcctcctatctacactgtcgaatgccttttcataatcaatgaagttgatgtatagtgacgagttccactcaactgattgttcgacgatgatccgtagtgttgcaatttggtctgtgcacgaccgatcctttcggaatccagcttgttgatctcgaagttgggcatctactgcatccttcatccggttcagcaacaccctgttgaagacttttcctggtattgacagtagtgtaatgcctctgtagttttcacatttgctcagatctcctttctttggaatcttgatgaggtgtccttctttccagtccattggcacttgttcctcctcccaaatctttttgaatagagggtaaagcatgcttgtggttacttcgacgtctgatttcagtgcttcagctggtatgttgtcgggccctgctgctttcccgttcttgatttgtctgacggccattctaatttcttccgtcgttggtgggttgacatctataggaagatctgtgtgtgctgcttcgatgttcggtggattcattggagccggcctattcaggagttcctcgaagtattctacccatctgtttcgctgttgttgaatttcagtgattggcttgccttctttgtctttgaccggcctctctggtttactgtatttccctgatagtttcttcgttgtatcgtagagctgtttcatatttccttctctagcagctttttctgccgtcgttgctaattcttccacgtatttcttcctgtcggctctaatgctcctcttcacttgcttgtttgcttctatgtattcagcttgtgcttggactttctctgctcgtgttcggctgttgttaattgctgtcttcttgttcttcctttctttgatcttgtccagtgtttctatagagatccattccttatgatggtgtttctttaggcccagaacctcttgacacgttgaagtcaatgtttctttgatgcctttccagttgtcctccatggtagtttcttcttccttcagtagatcttgaaaggcttggaatctgttgttgagagctatcttgaatctccacaacccatagtgattatttttatctggctataaatattaattaacgcttgattagatggaagttggctcacacgtTTTCTCCACCGTGAGTCATTTCACTTCGCTCTGTTCTCTTTGCTTCATTTCTCTGATTTCCTGTTCAGATCAgtctgtacaaaatatatgtgttcaaaaatCTATTCACGTATTcgatttatttaattctgttattcaccaatgcgatttaagttgatgattatatatgaggattgacgatatgtatatgTCAATATCAATTACAAACAATcatacgatctaactggagtcagatatcggGCCACTAAAGATAGAACAAACAAGCTCAAACTCAAAACATCTTACAGTAAGAATTATACTATTAAGATATACAACTGAAAATATAATAGTCTATATAGACTTTAACTTTAGTGAATCATTCAACACTTAACCAACTAATATAAGTGATATTTAATGCAAagggtttgtggagactgttccattttatagtttatatgACAAACTAACTATAGTTAGGCAATAATAAATAGTTTCGGGTTCGATTATTCATATGCTCCGTTGTAGTTGTACGGTGTTAAAGAGTCTCATTCGAAGACGAAACATCTGACCAATGCCTTTTTAACTAAGGTTACTCCCAGAAATAaacagtagtatatatatattcttaccTTTAGATGGATTTTTCAGTACAATATCTTGAACTTCAAATAATTTCAAAGGTAATGCTAAACTTTTATTACTGGCTAATGTATTCAACAATCCTGGTAATAAACTGGTTCTGACAACCTGGACATGAAAGAAGAGGAAAATAtgcatgaaaaagaaaattattcaacAAAATTTAAGGAGTACATAACACTGaacattaataataagaatGAGATTTTGTGAAGACTAATTCGATGGAAAAATTGATAGTAAAAAGAAAAGATCAAAAGGTGTTGAATATCCGCTTTATCTTACGTGTGTAGACTCCTTATAAATGAACACTCAGCACGAGAGTTGAATCAGGAACATAAGATATATTGAGCATTATACTTTTAGACAACATGAGACAAATTCCAGTAATGAACATTCCTAAATATAATCAAGCTAAGATGCTATGCAACTATAATAATCTAATGTCATCAGTAGTAATTATTCCATTACTTGATAAGGAAGTATTTTACATTTTAACAATGTTGGAGAAAATTTGTAACTCAGATAGATGATTTTCGTGGTGTTCTCTGAGCTCGGCTGTTTAATTGCTCTGTTTTCGTTATCATTCTGGGAATAAACGTTGTTTTAACGAATGTGAGTGAAGACTTTGTAATTAGGCTATTAAACTTAATGAACGAAACACAAATAAAAATCTcttattaatattttatattgtagtgtatattacttatatcggtagtatgtaacatcagtcGGAACTGGAATGCTTTGTAACAGAAAGCtaagaagatcgaattgaagaaaaaaggaaagatttgtgaattggaagaatcatacaaaatgtgaaggacaattgatggaagatttcCAACTGAAGTATtaaatgtatggttctcatattttaccaagatattctgtaattctgTATTAAACAATAAGTTGGTTATCCATCAACTGAGTTCTTATTCATTACTTGCAGTGATATATGAACACCTGAGTTTTAACTTTATTTCATGACATATATTCCATGAATTCATTCCTTTTagtcttttatttttttactattACTGATACTACAACTTCTACTGGATTAGTACTTATCTGATTAAATTTATCACATTGTACTAATGTAGTATGGTGATTTGGATTCATGAACCTTTGCACTAGCCCCTTTATCGATGAAGAAGGGCAACAACGGCATCGGCATCTATAATTAATAACATTATTTCTAACATATAAAGAAGTATATTCCTTAACTACATGGATAAGATATATAACATAATCGATTGTTTAGTAGTATAATACGTGTCGTTTTACTTAGTGTTGATAGCATTGTATTCACCAAATTATAAACTATTCAGGTATTGAATCATGTTTAGGGAGACGAATGTTAAGGGAATTCTGTACTTAAATGTGCTACGATATTCGTTACAAACGCGTATCTAAGattatgataaaattaatggttCGCTGATAGACTCTACCAATAAATGAATAGCAATGTTATATTTTGGGTAATTCATTGATGACTTACTTGAAAATCAAGCGTTTTAGGATTAGATATGTGTACAGCTGGGATATCATCTAATTTTTGCCTCAGTTTAGTACTGATATCTTCCCTGGAGCACTAAAATACAACGGAATAAAAACCAAAACAGTATagcattcattattattatttacatgtaCGCCCCCCCtgatatggccgagagtggggagagtcagctctccttctcctaatgctctcacatggtcatgtgcatacaactactgccagggatgtcctactcaatgccttatcgcggcattactgttgtttaagaaattcaGAGggcgaaaagtgaatgtccggcgcatCAACTGGgatggtggacatggagagtccacctaggtgagttggaaaaccctgattccaaaccaatgctcCACATGGACTACAGGATCCTGAAGGGGCAAATGGCTTATGAacttattgttgatcaccgactacc from Schistosoma haematobium chromosome ZW, whole genome shotgun sequence includes:
- a CDS encoding hypothetical protein (EggNog:ENOG410338F~COG:B), coding for MLVKLKPGDLIYIPKGFAYTMSHTNKNNNKHTLHLCISFNQKYNWGDYLSELLPIMMKNAVENDPEFDKPLPLNSFKHLGIFFNKDAANKHAIEFEKEFRVQTIQLLKRLISKIEQRQTFPIRRIKTISQSSHENHQSSSAPFSLSTMTVDAVSTGKEINSTKQQQPNTYDNLFIQSIDPLYLAIDKMMLKIMRESCALELSEDELIRSIFKHESDKSNQLTIHSKIRLIRSTAIRLMLTYFENKQSDTVVDDNTLNRQHSMIPSFMVYHSLNNQGNNTDSNANVGIGFHKKFLIALTHLIRKYPVFIPVSGLPLEKHTDCLNVAITFYKLGFIITEHKLHQINDDDDENITIGESNVDNVNVSNSHHDSKSEIDKMLKHRLSLVKNIKGAKINCGLIGLEKVKDDQCPIDDNDEDNLTDNDDDDDDDCIITEN